cacgggcgccgatgaagaccacgattccgacgaagaatcatgcgaggagatacagccgcgacctcatcgcacctcacgggaagtctcggaggcgctcGTAATATTaaaggacgcttgcctgaacgctcccgacagcttgcgtgctgttggccatttggaacagttaagaaaaattgtgatgtcagccggaatctgcgcgaaaacgcagacgacaattacaaaatacttcaacaaataaaggtatgcttctgaagcttgattttaaatgttgctTTCCCTGTTAATTCGTTAATTtggcattcggttaattcggacagtttttccggtcccgtcAAATccaaattaacaagcttttactgtataacCTCGCTAAAACGGATCTGCTTACAAGATACATTCCGATACTACATACCAATTTGCGGCTTTATGTTGATCTCCCTATTTGTAGCATTCATCGAGATTCGTTTACAACGGATTCGGGtacaaccatagagtttctcacaaatacccAGAGGGAAGTGTGGTGCCACAGTCTACGCGAAtttcttaaggggggacgcggggaTCAAATCGCGAAATTCTCGCAAAAAAACGAATTTTGGATAAGGGCAGATTTGGATTCTGCATCACCATTTCTATCATATCTAAAAATATTTCCGCCGAAAACGATCTCAAAGTAAgcttaaaaaatgtttttctgaCCGCGGATCGCAAAAAGCTGGCTGAAATCTGCGCGAAAATGGCCCATTTCCGAGCGCGATACTTCCGCGCCTTCGCCGCCGCTCGCGGAAAGCTTGGTGTCACTGGAAAGCTTGCTTCACCGCCGTACTTCTCCCGGTGAAACCACGACTCTACGAGCTAAGATAAATGCACAAACAGAAAAAATGCGAAGGCATCCGCGACGCCTTAGACGCGCACCCATTGGTCGCTCCTGTCACGTGGTACTGAGCGCGCTCTGTGAGTGGCTGCTGGGACGCGCTTGCTTGCGCTGGTCGTCTGCTCCGCGCACGCACGTCTGCTACGCACACGCTGGCGCACTATAGTTTGCGAATCCCCTGCCGATACGCCGATACGGTCGCCGATACGCCAACTCTTCTCTAGCGCGAGGCTTAGCGCCCGCAATGGATCGTCGCGTGGACCGGCAGCGCAGGACGAAGTACCGGACGAAGTACGCTTACGGGAAGCGTAAACGCAAGCCTCCTGTTGGGAaaacgaagcagtcagcagcgattGAATCAGACGAACCGAGTACCGCGTCGCCACCAAGCTACGTGTCGTCGGAAGCCGACACCTGCTCGCTGCCGATGCTCGGCAGTGAGGCCTATGACGCGGGGCCGTCAACTAGCCGCGACGTTGCGGTGCGGCCCGAACGCGAAAGAAGTTTCGTTTTCGCTGCGGCGGGTGACGATGCGGTGCCGGCTGTTCAAAGTGACGGTGAATCGACGCCTGGCAGTGACACTGAAGACCCGGGGCCATCAACTAGCCGCGGCATCACGGTGCGGTGTGAACGCGAGAAAAGTTTCGTTTTCGCGGCGGCGGACGACGACGTGGTGCCAGCTGTCCAGGATGTCGGCGATCGTTTGCCTCAGCGGAAGCGCACCGTTCAAATACACCTGGAACCTCGTTTCGTGTCCTCGGAAGGcgccgagaagcaagccagcagTGTCCGCGATGCACTTCGCGAGGTGTCGGCAACGGAGCGGAAGTTCGGGTTCGCGCAGCAAACGGAGCAAACATCGGCAACAAAAGAGGATGAGTTCACCCTAATTCAGGTTTCTGCCATGAATTCCCTAATAGGACCTGCACTCTGCCCAAAATGTTGTAAGAAGACTTTGTCAGTGCAGCATGGGACAAAATTGGGCCTGGCAGTAAAACTGGTACTTTTGTGTGCTTCCTGTGGCCCTATTCATTCACCTTGGTCATCCAGTAGAAAATCCGAAGGAAGGGCTTTTGAAGTCAACCTAAGAGCCATGCAAGCAATCAAGTccattggaaaagggcccactgcCCTGAATGACTTCTGGGCTACAATGAATGTCTCTCATCGGGGCATTCATCAAAAAACCTATCAGGAACAcctaaaaaaaacattcaaaccaGGAGCAGAGGAAGCTGCACAAAACATCTTTGCAGATGCTGTGCTTGCGGTAAAAGACGTGTACAGTAAGATGCAGCCATCAAGCCCAAACAACATCACAGTTGTGTATGACGGCACGTGGCTTACAAGAGGCCACAGCTCACACATTGGGGTAGGATGTATTATTGAGTTTTACACGGGGCTTGTGCTGGATTGCACAGTCCTTTCCAACTTCTGTCTTGGGTGTTGTCAACAACCAGCAGAGAGCGACCCCAACTTCGTCACTTGGGCTGAGAAACATCAATGTCAGAAGAATACTGATGTTGGCTCCGGACAGATGGAAGTGGAGGCTGCTCTGACACTTTTCAGGCGCTCTGTCAGCAGGTATGGCCTCCGCTACACCAACATTATATGTGATGGTGACAGCCGAACCTATCTTGCTCTGTGCAAAGATGAGGTGTACGACTTCATACCACTGACCAAAGAAGACTGCGTGAACCATGTGCAGAAGAGAATGGGCACCGCTCTCCGCACACTGGTGACAAGAGCTAAGAAAGGGGAGCCATTGGGTGGGAGAGGTGGACTGACGCAGGAGTTGATTAAAAAACTGACCAGCTACTACGGGTTAGCCTTGCGAAAACACACAAGTGTCCCTGACATGCAAAGGGCCGTGATGGCCACTTTTTATCACGTCAcgtccaccgacgacgagcctCACCATGAGCTCTGCCCACCTGGCCCTGATAGCTGGTGCAAACATCGTTCAGCACAGGCCAAAATGGAGCCAGCACCACCTCACAGGTATAACCTGTCGAAACGTGTAGCGGAGGCTCTGCTGCCTGTATACCAACGTCTCTCTGACCCGCAACTGTTGGAGCGATGCAAAGGCAACAAAACTCAGAATGCGGCGGAAAGCTTGCATTCAGTTATTTGGTCACTGACTTCAAAGGACCAACACGCttcattgttcgcagtggagacaACAGTACATGAAGCAGTTGCACGCTAGAATTTTGGGAATTTGCGAGCCTACACTGAAATGTGCAAGTCCGTGGGCATCAAACCTGCTAGCCTCGCCCTTCAAAGAGCTGAAGAAAAAGACCagcaaagaaaacgaaaagcacgcagtgcagaaaaaatgaaagagaaaggacGTAAGAAGACCCTCGCAAGCAAAGACACAAAGTATTACAGTCTCGGGGCATTTTGATGGACCTTTACTGACTGTTCAACTTTAACGCCAGTTTTCTCAGAAACGTGTTTTGACCCGACTGTCCAGCttgccacgatgcttgcatgactATGGCTTGACGGATTTTCATGTGGTTTTTTGCATTGTGTTCCTCAGTGAATTTTCTATGTCGTGACGTTTTCATATTTGTTAATTACTACCTCAGTATTTTTACTCCTAAGCTAATTTCACATTATGATAACGACCACATTTACAAGCATGTATACAATGTTCTCTGTAAAATAAAAACAGAGtcataaaaatatttgcagaaTGTCACGACATCAACCATCCCAATGGCTAAAATATAAGAGCAACTATAGGCTTCTACCATGTTTTTTTGTCACACCAGGCTTTGGGCAAGTTTGGTAGTACACTGATGGATAAAAAAATTTATAATGCCAGAACTACTGGAGATAGCTGAATGAAACTTTGTCATTTATCATTTAGCGCAGTTTCCAGtaagcatgccaaatttcattgctctacgacaaaaactaaagaatttcactttcgatccccacctccccccttaaagggcgatgttggagcgctgggaatgaTGGTATATGCgcctgcgaggcttgtgttggctggtgttgggCGAAGCTTCGGCTCAAAAGTGAATACGAttgcgtaaataaagcttctctaaaacaaaacgtttagAAGCGGATTTCATTCACGCGTATtacattctaaaataaaagtATACTCAtcttgacggcacaaccaaacagCGTAAGGAACACACGACATAAACATGATGGAAAAAACGCTTCTTGCGCTTTGTAAAAATGTACCTCAATGTAGAAGGTTCTTGCGTTATTTTAAATACAACATGTTTCTGagcaatgacaaaaataaatagcctATTACGTGCTCTTTTAGTAAGAACTCAATCATTTTAACATGAAGCCAGGCGAGTCTTGGAGCGGACTTTTCACATCACTTGGCATACTTCCAAGACGGAAGCAACGTGCCTGCAGTGTCAACACAGGTGGCGGCCATTTTGAGACTGCCTTGCTTGGCTTGGATCGATCTGGCTAATGGGGCTTACTACGACTAATCGCTAATGCATCATATGAAAGTCGATGCATAATTTGGATGATTACAGTGTTATCAAAGCAAAAAACACTCTGCTTATAGACAAAATAATTTAAAAAACCACTAAAGCGATACTTACTTAgcaattaaagtaaaaaaaaagttgatggaAAGCGCTCGCTTGGTAACGGCCTTTCTCGAAATAGAAGTTACGTTCGGCATGGCGCTGACAGCTGGTGCTCTGTGCGGCAGGGCCTGTTTTGACCTTTTGTTAGTCCACTACTCGTGTATCGTGTGCATCAGTTGGTTGTAGATGTGATCACGGTGTGATGGAACCTATGCAGCCAAACACATCAGCCAATGTCCCGCGTCGTAAGCCATTGCAAGCGACAAAGCGTAAGCAGGTATCCCTGAAAGACAAGCTTGATATCACTGAGCAAGTTAAGAAGGGAAAGAAGCAGGTGGACGTCACCGTGGCATATGGCTTGTCGAAGAAGATGGTCAACACCATTGTCAATGCCAAAGCGACGATCTTGTCGAAGAAAGTATCAGGTGACTTACAAACCAAGAGGTTTCGGCTCCGTGAAGCTTCATATCCTGATGACGAAAAGGCCCTGCTGATATGGCTTCGTGACGCTTGTTCGCGAAATATTCTCGTGAATGAACTGCTGCTACGAAAACGTACGGAGCAACTTGCATTTGTTCTAAATCAAGAACTGTCCAATGCAGTGAAGGTTGGCTCAACCATTTTAAATCGAGGCACGGAATCGCTTTTAAGTGTCATCCAGAGAGTCGGCCAGCGTCGACGACACTGTTGTTGTCAACTGGAAAGCCGATGTTCTTCCCGCTCACCACGAAGACTATGCACCGCGAGATGTGTTCAATGCCGATGAGAACATTTTTTGATATAAGTTAAAGCCAGGAAATACTTTTTGTTTTGCCAAAGACGCGTGCCATGGCAGCAAAAAGTCCAAGGAGCGCGTTACAGTTCTCTTTTGCAGCAATATAGATGGGAGCGGAAAAACCAAACATTTGGTTATAGGCAAGTCGAAAGGATTGCGGTGCATGCACAACATGCACGTTCTCATGGACTGGGATTCGAACAAAAGTGCCTGGATGGCCAAGGATATCTTCAACCGATGGTTGCTCGACTTTGACAGCAAGATGCACCAACAAAACAGGAATGTGTTACTTTTCCTCAACAATTGCTCGAGTCACATGCACCTTCACCAGCTACACGCAACTGTCTCATACTTCCCGCCTAACACAACGTCAAAGGCGCAGCCTATTGATCAAGGCATTGTGCACTCAGTAAAGTAAAGGTATTGCTCACGCTTCGCTGAGCGTTTACTTTTCGACATGCAGCAAAAGCGAGACTCGGTCATAGACCTCAAATTTGCTGTGCAGGTACTTTCGGCGGTGTAGGCGCAGATTCAGCCAGCAATAATACAAAATTGCTTTAGAAAAGCTGGCTTTTTTCTTCGGTGACAGTTACTGCACAGACCCCTTGCCACTGAAAGGCCAGCCAGACCCCAGTGTCTGGTCAGCTGTCGAGGAGGCCTTTGGGTGCCAGCAGTTTTCCGATTATGTAACTGTGGATAATGACCTTGTCAGCTCAGGGCAGCTGACAGATGAAGAAATTGTTGCCCAAATTCGCAGTGTGCGAAATGCAGAGCAGCAGGATGAAGGCGCAAATGAAGACGGCACCTCACAGACTCTCAGTAAACGtaactcctgttaaatgaaacatattttcccggtcccttcacGTTCCACTTATTGAAAGTCTACTGCAGATTTGTTGGGTATTTCTGTGCAGAAGCGTTGCTCAGCGCCGTTTGAAGCAATGGCGGCGAGTATGGATGAGTCATTTTTGACAGCTGACATCACATCAATTCAGAACACAACTTTGGCATACGCATGTGGCTACAGAATATACCAGGAGAAGGAAAGGACGGCGGCTCACCTGGACTTCCACGACGTGGATGGAGTCCCAACTGCCCATAATCTTCTTGGAGCCGTCGCCGCCCTTTTTGATTAGTACCACGCCCGCAAAGCCGTGGTCTAGGTCCCAAAGGTAGACGGACGAGACGCCACCCTCAAAGTACATCTCCCGGTACTGGTCAAAGGCATTGTTGGCGTCCACTTCCAGCTTGCGGAGCCGCTCCGAGGGCAGGGCGCCGTCCTCCAGcgggggttcgtagttgttgcTCCACGGGGACCTGCAAGAGATTGTAAGTTTTTTCAAGGTGTAATGACACCAATTTTTGAAGCTGACTTTACTCTGGCATTAAAAATGCCTTGTATGCAGAGACTGCTCTCACCAAATGTGAAGCGCACTAAATGCCGATACCTTTTTCTAAATTTAAGTAACTTTCCGCACAATCACACCTACTGATATCAACACTAACAAGATGTCGTGCTATAGTATCAGTTTATCACACACCATCTGTGATGACGTCATGCACCAAACATACGAAATGGCTATTGTGAGTCACCAATGAAGTCACGAAGCAAAGTGTCACAGGAAACGTTACTAATAGTAATATCTCTGGTTTAAAACcatgctatgattatgagagacatcgtagcggagggctcctgaaatttagaccatctgggtgTTCTTTCAAGAGCACTGACATTGCAGAGCACACATACAAGGGAAGTCGCATGGCATCGTGTCACACAAAAACATGCATGCACAGTTGTAGGTCAAACTGACAAACACGGTACAGGGATGTTTGTAGTCTTCTCCTGGCTAAATTATTCTGGCACATATAAGTACACTACAAAGTGAAACTAGATTTTAAAACACTTGCTGTAAGCAATTTTTCAGGGCACACTCACGCTTACCAGAACATTTTCAAGCTCCTAAAAATGTTGCCTTTCAtttcccaaaaaaaaaaaaaaacttttcgtgcCACTGCCTTTTCAAGCTCGCCTCAATAAAGAATTTTCCCGACCAACCTGAGGTTGGTCAACAAATGCAAGGTTCAATTCATGCTCGTCGCATTCACATGCTATTGCAAGGATACAACGGAATTTAAAGAAACTCACGGAATGAAGTTTTTAAGTGCATGTTGTGGACAACATAATGCAGTACAAATTGATTCGGGACTTGCCTTTCCACTACTATGACAACACATCTCTGATGTGTAAAATAGTGCACTAAACATGCTACCACAGACAACTCAAATAGAAACAAGCTAAGAATACACTGAATGCATTCTTCCATTTCTGTTTATAGACATCATTACATATGTGGCTAGTTGGTCACCTAAATTTTGTGGGCAAAGCAACATGCTTACGCATTTACAAATAAGAAAAGGAAAGAGATAAAGAATTTACCTTAACGGAAAAGTTTTCTCTAATGAGCTTTCACAATAAAGGCGGCACATCATTGTCGCCAATGGCACTTCCACGCCCTACATACTGAGCAAGCAGTGGTGATATGCAGCAAAAGTTTTGAAAAACACTACCATTACTCTCACAGTCTTTCTTAACTCTGCATTCAACTCATGGAAGTAAGCAGTTGACAGCATTTCTTTGCCTGTGCACAGACAACAAGCTTGGCACTGTGCCTGAAACACTGGTAGCCGTGCATACCAACGCGTTTGAACCTAAGTTGCAAAAAATTTTGCACAAGTAATATGCCCAAAGTGACTGACCAAGAATATTTGCGAGATCAAAAACAGAACAAACACGAGGCAATGTTTAAAAAATGAGATTCACTGCCATTTTTATGATACTATCTTGAGTTTTACATGCTGTGGTGGTGCTAtcacccctgtaaagttgtttgcatcTTATGGCGCACGTGTTTCGCGCATAGGCCGCATTTCGGGTTCACGACTACCGAGCACTAGGTAGCGTTGTGCTCATCAGCGtttatcaccaccaccatcatcatcatggctgCTAAAGCGGTAGCGTCGGCGGTGGCACCTATCAACATGCCTTGGTGGTAGCAGAGGAGAGATGAGCAGTTCTCTTTGGCGGGTGGCGGTCGGCACAAATGGTTGTCTCTCGTGTGGGTCCCCGATGCGCGCTGGAGGCCCTTGTggtgagtcaagcgttggcgacaccACCCTGcgtgtgttcttgtgtttgtcatgttttcgAGTGTAGTGTattattgtgtaaggttgtttagcaTGTGGATCACAAGTGATGTATAATAGTTTGGCAGACAATATCATCGTtccaaaagtagttaaataataAACGCGTAtcgtttggtttgttccgaccatGTCTACTGTGTCCATTTACTCCAAAAGCATGGCACGCTCGCCACTCGAGATCCCACAATGGCGCCTAAGGTGGGGCTCTTGGAGCATCAGATGACAGTGGTCgcggttcggtacaagcttttgtttcAGCTGGGGAAGAGTAGGCCTGGGGTGCTAGGGGGACTTCCATTGCAtcggcggtgtgctttgttgagagcgagaAGATCGGtttttgtgacgtgtttgaacttgtcggcaCGTTGAGTTTTTACTTTCTTTGCTCGCAAGtggtcttttttgttgttgttggtttGCAAGAACGTTGTTCGGTTGGGACGAGAGCCATGTGGTCTGCATGCTGGGGTGAGCAAAGCTTAGAGCACGTGGATTGTAGGCCAAACAAGAGGCGAGTTATTACGGAAGGCTCGTAGGTGGTCAGAgtttctgtaaatagcttttctatctctttgggGCTCGGGGAGCCGGGCGTTGTAGGTGTCTTGTCTTGCGGCTTGACAACGGGGCATCGTGACATCGTCCGGGACGGTGGACGCCCATCgttcggtaagctgctgtgtgcggcgagcgagtAGGGCCGCCttacagagtggacgtctcctcccggctgcctcttctgcgcctaggctgggtaaTGAGGCATGCCACaaaggagggctcgaaacattTCTATTACCTGGCGCTCTAACGTGCACTGTACACAGGCATGAAGCATTTCACCTCTACTGAAAGTGTGAGTGCTATGGCCGGCATCAAAGCCATgacttgcgagtcagcagccgagcattgtAACCATTATACCTCAGAGGTGAGCCCCAATTTTGTGACTGAAAAAGACTCCACCTTCAACGATAAGCTGTAGTCCAAGTCCGTGATAGTGCATGTTACGTTCAGGAAAAGAGGGCAGTTAGCAAAGCTTTTCAAGTTGCTATTTCCGGAGTTTGCTACGTATTCGTTCATTTCCATGTCATTTCACATGACTGCACATGCCATGGGCGAGTGTAGATGGCGGATCAATTACCTGTAGGAGTCACCATCCCTGTTGTAGTCGCAGAGCAGATAGTCCTTGCCGCACTTTTTGTCAGTGGCTATCTTCAGTGGCTGGTCAACGGAGGACAGGAGCTCTTCACAAAGCCCAGGCACCTGACCACAAGAGTGAGATATAGTTACCAATGATGCATTTGAAAACAACTAAAGTGTGGTTTGTTGGGCAAGTCGTTACATACTTAAACTTGAAGTAAGCAACTAAAACATCAAAATTGGAAAAACTAGTGAGAGGCACAAACAGAAACAGTTACACGGATGTGGCTACTAACAATTGACATTTAACTTCGAAAAACACCTCCTCCTAAGTCGTTCCGTGTTTTTGACCAGAAAAAAGTTATTTTCTTGAACAGAAGTGATTTCCATGGATAACATTGGAGCAGCGATATAGTAGGGTAATTTTGCCCATACTCTGCACAGGCAAACAAAAAGGCAAGTTTGTGAAACGAACTAGATAAATAAAGATATAACTTGGCCCAGCAAACATACTGGTAAAACTAGGTGGTAACATGTTACTAGCTCGTATGTCTGATTTTAATTTGCATACAATGATGAAATGTTTTGGGGTACTAAACACTAAATTTACATTATTAGGCACATCAAAATGATGTAGGCATTCACTAAAAAAAGATGCCAccggcatgaaaaaaaaaaggagctacTGATGATATACTTCGTTTATGTATGCACTGCTGCATGCACAGTGGTTTGGAACTTGAAAATAAGACGCACAGCCTGGCGAAAAGACAGGGAAGCAAGGAATGTACTGACTCGCAACCATTTTGCCTCTAATGCCACCAGGTTAAATGAAATATGATAAGCAGCCTACAATAATACAATGGCAACATAATCCATCTCTCATGCAAGAATGTGGATGCAGCATGCTCCTTTCGTTTACGAATCTTtcaaatgtttttctttcttcgctcAGTTTTGTTGCATTTCAGGAACTTTTGCACCAATAGCAAGTCATAGGAAATGCCAACATTGCACGCTATTGTAAGCATTTAATTGCTCGGCTGATAACTATGGATAGCCTACACCAGGTGATTCTGATAATGCAACAATACTGTGCCAACTCAATTAGCCACAATTAAGGGTGCTGTGCAGCGTTTTGTTCCATCCTTTGCAATGCACCATCAGGCAGAGATATATCATTACGCATTCTTACAAAGAGTACATAACGTTCTCGTTTGAAGCATGCGTGATTTCATGACTCATCAACTGTTACGGTATTTATCTAGTGCTGTAAATTACATATTACGACTTTGCAGCAGCTAATTCAATTAAAGCCCAATAAACTGCAAATGCTGCATTTCACAAACCTGAATAACTAGCTTGCCTCTCTCACACACGTACAGAAAGAACAACCTAATGACAATGGCCCTCTTATGCAGttattacactgtttttttttttttgagaaataaTTCCACTGGCAGCAACATTACAGAGCGAACCGCTTAGTCCACATGACAAATATTACTTTGAAAAGAATTTCCGCGGAGCAGTCATTTCCGATTGTTCAGTGCCTCAAAAAATGAGATTGATGCGAGCGACGGCGCATCAAAACGGCGACTTACCAGGTCTATTAAGTCGCTCAGGTTCTTCTCTATCTTCTGAGGCGGTAACCTCCTCATGAGATCAAGGGCGGAGTCGAGCTGTTGATCTGCCGTCTGCAGCGACAAAATAAACACAGGATGTTGCAACAcacgcgcacaaaaaaaaaaaaaaaacaggagcatGCAACACGAGCAACAACTGTCGACTCGCAACAGCGTCACGGAAGCAACGGAGCTAAACGCgagcgagcgatggaaaaaaGAATGGTGTGTTTACATTGCAAATGAGGGAGCCGTGTTGAAATTCACGCTCATAAACCACCGTTCTTGCACGGTTCTCCACAGGTGCACCACTTCGTACCGATTAACAAGTGTGCGCTTTCTTCGGGTATTCGGCACGCGTCAACGGCGGTATTCGCGGTCGTCGAATTGCGAACACCGACACATTTTGCGGCACGATCTGATTACCGTTCTTCGAACTTCGAGAGAGGAGGGGGGGTGAAGTCCACAGAGTTGAAAAAGCGGCCCCACTAATGAACTAGCACTTGACGCGAACGCGCTGCCGGTTCTGCAGTGAATTATACGCTTACCTCGCAACGCGTAATGCCCTTCTACACGTAGGAACCTGGTCGTCAAGGCGCGCTGCTTCGTTAAAACACCACTCGTAACTGTGCCGGCGATGCTGACTTAGGCTTAATCCTGCCATCTCTTCCAAATTTAATCGGCTCACGCGGGCTGTGACTCGACGTGCGATGTAACCTCCTCGGTCGCGAACGGGCCGAACAATTTCTCGTAAGCGGAACAAAGGGGGAAGCGGAGTTAACTTACCGTCATTGTGAACTTTACAAGCAGAAAATATTTTGCCAACGCCCTCTGAAAGCAAACGGAAGTGGTAACGCCGTAGCACACTCGGATTATTTTGCTTGCTCGGATCGGCCCAAAGTCTTGTCACATACTACGTCAAGTGAACGAGCGTAACGCTGATCGAAGGATATTATTTCCAGTTTCGTTCTCCACTTTCGGCAGTTCTCTGGGAAGTGAAATAAAATAGGTTGGGCGTTCCAAAGAGTACAAGTGATATCTGAACGTTTTTACGATATTCTAGACGCCAGTTTCACTCACATCCTGCAAACGACTTGTAGTTTAAATGTTTTTAAGCGTAAAAAATTGCTTGTAAGTAAAATTAAGTTTCATTGTCAGTTCGTTGCATATTTTAAAATTTGTATTGTTGGCAAGCTTGACATAAAACTAGACATTTTCACGCTAAACGACACACGTAACCGAAGTAGCTTATGTGTGCTGGCCACGGTGGTGAAATTACTTTTCGCAATGGCGTCCGTGCCGTAGAATGTGAGCCCTCCGTTGTAAACCACTTATTGCACTTTGACAACGGCACTTATTGCACTTTCCGCTCTTCACTCAACTCTTAAAAGACATATAATCGCACTCTACCGCTGTGCGGAAATCGCGTAGTCTAGCCATAAGAAGCTAATGCTTTGCGTCTAGCGGAAATCTTGCAACTGGCGTGTTGCGCGCCTACAGTACTGCAGCTGCGATGAGCCGGAGTTCAAACGATTCGGAGGAAGACGGCGAAATCGATCGTGAAGAAACGCGCTACAACATGGTTTCGAGCAGCGTCACGTCGCCTGCGAAGGAATTCGCCGAACAAGCGGATGACAGGTGGGTGGTTGCGCGCGCGATTCCGCTGTGAAAACGTAACCGAGAACTGTTAGTTGCAACTTGCTTGAgccgccaaacagaaccttgccgaGTTGTCATCACAAACGCGTGGGCATGACTGTGTTGTGTTTTGATCGTACCGTTTACTTGTCCTATATCTCAGTAAGCTTCAGCTTCGCTTTCCCGCGTGAGTTGGCTAAACTTTAGCGAGGCTATTGGTAACTATCGATTAGCATTGCCTGTGAGTCAAAGGAAACTGCTGTTGGCATCTACTGATTAAAAGCTTCTGTGATGTCAAAATGGCTGGAGATTTCAGTAAAGTAATTGCTGAAGAGTTTAAGGCAAATGTGCTGGTCGTTCACTGCATCTCCTGCCTAGATTGTGATTCTGCTCTTTAAGCAGAATGTACAGACCACACATTTCCAGTACGTACAGATGAAAAATCCTTGAACATTGAGAGTTGGTGCCTTAAGTAGAATCATTGGTTCCAGCGACACTCTCTCATGAACGATTTTTTATTTCTCCAGATATACACGTTTTCCTGAACTTCTGCCTAGTACA
The sequence above is drawn from the Rhipicephalus microplus isolate Deutch F79 chromosome 3, USDA_Rmic, whole genome shotgun sequence genome and encodes:
- the cpb gene encoding F-actin-capping protein subunit beta, with product MTTADQQLDSALDLMRRLPPQKIEKNLSDLIDLVPGLCEELLSSVDQPLKIATDKKCGKDYLLCDYNRDGDSYRSPWSNNYEPPLEDGALPSERLRKLEVDANNAFDQYREMYFEGGVSSVYLWDLDHGFAGVVLIKKGGDGSKKIMGSWDSIHVVEVQEKSSGRNAHYKLTSTAMLWLQTKKPGSGTMNLGGSLTRQMEQDSPVSEAVPHIANIGKMVEDMENKIRTTLNEIYFGKTKDIVNGLRSLQPLQDRKQQDALRNDLAQALRNRQAKQDS